Proteins encoded together in one Macrobrachium rosenbergii isolate ZJJX-2024 chromosome 45, ASM4041242v1, whole genome shotgun sequence window:
- the LOC136829736 gene encoding ubiquitin-conjugating enzyme E2 S — protein MMASTSNVENLSPQILRGVLKEVTELVKCPPEGIKVHMNEEDITDIQATITGPAGTPYAGGMFRVKLALGKDFPNGPPKGYFLTKIFHPNVASNGEICVNTLKKDWKADLGIRHVLLVIKCLLIVPNAESALNEEAGKLLLEAYDDYAARAKMITEIHAQGPKGKGEPSGEGSSQDGPVAKKHAVDKKIAADRKKLLKDKKRTLKRL, from the exons ATGATGGCATCG ACAAGCAACGTGGAAAACTTATCCCCACAGATATTGCGTGGGGTTTTGAAGGAGGTGACAGAACTAGTCAAGTGTCCGCCAGAAGGGATAAAGGTCCACATGAATGAAGAGGACATCACTGATATACAAGCAACAATTACAGGACCTG CTGGGACTCCATATGCTGGTGGAATGTTCAGAGTAAAGTTAGCCCTTGGTAAGGACTTCCCCAATGGCCCACCCAAGGGTTATTTCCTTACCAAAATCTTCCATCCCAACGTAGCATCCAATGGGGAGATCTGCGTGAATACGTTAAAGAAGGACTGGAAAGCTGACCTTGGCATCAGACATGTTTTGTTG gtaaTAAAATGCTTGCTGATTGTTCCAAATGCTGAATCTGCTTTGAATGAAGAGGCTGGGAAGCTCTTGTTAGAAGCCTATGATGATTATGCGGCTAGGGCCAAAATGATCACTGAGATACATGCGCAG GGTCCTAAAGGGAAAGGGGAACCTAGTGGCGAAGGGTCCAGTCAAGATGGGCCTGTAGCAAAGAAACATGCAGTTGATAAGAAAATTGCAGCTGATCgtaaaaagttattaaaagacaagaaaagaacattaaaaagatTATGA